From the Penicillium oxalicum strain HP7-1 chromosome V, whole genome shotgun sequence genome, one window contains:
- a CDS encoding High-affinity glucose transporter yields the protein MYRIANIYVLAAFGTIGGALFGFDVSSMSAWIGVDTYNDYFNHPDSNLQGGITASMSAGSFAGSIAAGWLSDILGRRGALMIASLVWIVGAMVQCSAQNVTHLVAGRVVSGLAVGVTSSQTCVYLSELAPARIRGRVVGIQQWAIEWGILIMYLIAYGCAVGVSGPAAFRICWGIQAVPGLILFIALFFFPESPRWLAAKERWEEALDVLALIHGKGDRNDPVVQVEFEEVQEAARIAHQSKDVSFLSLFGPRIWKRTMCGMSVQMWQQLLGGNVAMYYVVYIFEMAGLSGNTTLWSSAIQYVIFLVTTGIMLPYIDRVGRRKLLLSGSVICMMIHFIIAGIMATKGKPVSNVNGNYNLTWSIKGASGMAVIAFSYIFTGIYGFTWAPTGWIYASEVFPLKYRAKGVGLSASANWIFNFALAYFVAPAFHNIQWKTYIIFGVFCFVMTFHVFFMYPETVGRSLEEIDLLFDSNVRPWKTAAVHDQFGDEVERHKSQVAKEQPETAHQEVV from the exons ATGTATCGGATCGCGAATATCTACG TCCTTGCCGCGTTTGGCACCATCGGTGGTGCCTTGTTTGGTTTTGATGTGAG TTCGATGAGCGCCTGGATTGGCGTCGACACATATAATGACTACTTCAACCATCCGGATTCCAACCTCCAAGGAGGT ATCACCGCGTCCATGTCCGCCGGGTCCTTTGCCGGGTCAATTGCAGCAGGATGGCTCTCCGATATCCTCGGTCGCCGAGGTGCCTTGATGATTGCATCCTTAGTCTGGATCGTCGGAGCGATGGTCCAATGCAGTGCCCAGAATGTCACCCATCTTGTCGCCGGTCGCGTGGTCAGCGGGCTCGCGGTTGGTGTGACCTCCTCGCAAACATGCGTGTACCTTTCTGAGCTGGCACCCGCCCGTATTCGCGGTCGTGTCGTCGGTATACAGCAGTGGGCAATTGAATGGGGTATCCTGATCATGTACCTGATCGCATATGGCTGTGCGGTGGGAGTCTCCGGTCCTGCTGCCTTCCGAATCTGCTGGGGCATTCAAGCCGTACCCGGTCTGATTCTGTTCATTgctctgtttttctttcccgagTCGCCTCGTTGGCTGGCTGCCAAGGAACGATGGGAAGAGGCTCTGGACGTGCTCGCTTTGATCCATGGCAAAGGCGACCGCAATGACCCCGTGGTGCAAGTTGAGTTTGAGGAAGTTCAAGAGGCCGCCCGCATTGCCCACCAGTCCAAGGACGTCTCCTTCCTGTCGCTGTTTGGCCCTCGAATCTGGAAGCGTACCATGTGCGGAATGAGCGTGCAGATGTGGCAGCAGTTGCTTGGTGGTAATGTGGCCATGTACTATGTGGTGTACATCTTCGAGATGGCTGGCTTG AGTGGAAACACCACTCTATGGTCATCGGCAATTCAATATGTCATTTTCCTCGTCACGACCGGGATCATGCTTCCATATATTGACCGTGTTGGTCGTCGCAAACTCTTGCTTTCCGGTTCTGTGATTTGTATGATGATTCATTTTATCATTGCCGGCATCATGGCCACCAAGGGAAAGCCCGTATCCAATGTCAACGGCAACTATAACCTGACCTGGTCCATCAAAGGTGCATCTGGTATGGCAGTTATCGCCTTTTCCTACATTTTCACCGGCATCTACGGCTTCACTTGG GCACCCACCGGCTGGATTTACGCATCCGAAGTCTTCCCCCTCAAGTACCGCGCCAAGGGTGTCGGTCTCTCAGCGTCAGCAAATTGGATTTTCAACTTTGCTCTGGCCTACTTCGTTGCCCCTGCATTTCACAATATCCAGTGGAAAACATACATCATTTTCGGAGTCTTCTGTTTCGTGATGACATTCCACGTCTTCTTCATGTATCCCGAGACCGTGGGCCGATCTCTAGAAGAGATTGACCTCTTGTTTGATTCCAACGTGAGACCGTGGAAGACCGCCGCGGTGCATGATCAATTCGGTGATGAAGTGGAGAGACATAAGAGCCAAGTGGCCAAAGAGCAGCCAGAAACTGCTCATCAAGAAGTTGTCTAG